In Flavobacterium sp. N3904, one DNA window encodes the following:
- the nhaA gene encoding Na+/H+ antiporter NhaA, which yields MRLTKTFDAFFHSEKAGGLLLLFVTILSLFLANSVFQTEYIAFWNTEIGHHSITHWINDGLMTIFFLLIGLELEREMYDGELANIKNAILPIFGALGGMIVPAGIFLALNYGTITQNGAGIPMATDIAFAIGILSLLGSKVPASLKIFLTALAVIDDLGAIIVIALFYTKTIAYDNLLIALAIMGFLFFLNRRKVHNLIPYLIGGAFMWYFMLNSGVHATITGVLLAFVIPFGDGGKKTSSYRLQHLLHKPVAFFILPLFAVANTCIAINPGWHEGLSHSNSIGIILGLVVGKPLGIWLFSFVAVTLGICTLPKDLKWKDILGAGMLGGIGFTMSIFITLLAFKEDGEEVITYSKIAILIASFMAGTFGYFWLKFTLKTPVKKVKIKKIA from the coding sequence ATGAGATTAACCAAAACATTTGATGCCTTTTTCCACAGTGAAAAAGCTGGTGGATTGTTGCTCCTTTTTGTAACAATACTTTCTTTATTCCTTGCCAATTCTGTTTTTCAAACCGAATATATTGCCTTTTGGAATACCGAAATAGGACATCACTCTATCACGCATTGGATTAATGATGGATTAATGACTATTTTCTTTCTGCTTATTGGTTTAGAATTGGAACGCGAAATGTATGATGGTGAATTGGCCAATATCAAAAATGCGATTCTTCCAATTTTTGGAGCTTTGGGAGGCATGATTGTACCAGCTGGAATTTTTCTGGCATTAAATTACGGAACAATTACTCAAAACGGAGCGGGAATTCCAATGGCAACCGATATTGCATTCGCGATTGGGATATTATCTTTATTGGGCAGCAAGGTTCCTGCATCATTAAAAATATTTTTAACAGCTCTCGCCGTAATTGATGATTTAGGAGCCATAATTGTAATTGCTCTGTTTTATACCAAAACGATAGCTTATGATAATTTACTCATTGCACTTGCCATTATGGGTTTCTTGTTCTTTCTTAATCGACGAAAAGTGCACAACTTGATTCCTTATTTGATAGGTGGTGCTTTTATGTGGTATTTTATGTTGAATTCCGGAGTTCACGCCACCATTACCGGCGTGTTATTGGCATTTGTTATTCCGTTTGGTGATGGTGGAAAAAAAACCTCTTCCTATCGATTGCAGCATTTACTTCATAAACCCGTTGCTTTCTTTATTCTTCCATTGTTTGCCGTTGCCAATACTTGTATCGCCATCAATCCTGGTTGGCATGAGGGTTTGAGCCATTCCAATTCTATTGGGATTATTCTGGGTCTTGTGGTGGGCAAACCGTTGGGAATCTGGTTATTTTCTTTTGTTGCCGTAACTTTGGGAATTTGTACTTTGCCCAAAGATCTAAAATGGAAAGACATCTTGGGAGCAGGAATGCTGGGCGGAATAGGATTTACCATGTCTATTTTTATTACTTTATTGGCTTTCAAAGAAGATGGCGAAGAAGTTATTACTTACTCAAAAATTGCCATATTGATTGCTTCATTTATGGCGGGAACTTTTGGTTATTTTTGGCTAAAATTTACACTGAAGACCCCTGTCAAAAAGGTTAAAATCAAAAAAATAGCCTAA
- a CDS encoding DUF4836 family protein, which yields MKNYLVLLVICLSARLNAQDLAYKVPENVPFAMCFNGKNLNNKVPFQTIQNYPWMQPLLEKDLKFLPKDLNQTGIDFNEKQYQYYINKDSVMSYAILLPLNNAALFEKLIQTKYGDTIKIKNQENYKTISTSKNHHLAWNDKFAIMVNGSYTKPYTYKDDYSDPYGTAVVDTASINFDAPIFTEELPSPDEVAPPPPPAPPKHKKTSKKGKKKTKEVAPPVTEVVEPTEEELYAAQDKANAELEETNKKLAEIEQKKTDSIEAIKINASVALLFKETFNSGSELKLLQPTVFKDNDPKADFYVFADLDALTSQLYSSFAGANAALMGIYKNGILDSNIYMNGYFEKDKIRLNQVMKPKNEETKKSFQAMFDSKIDKNLMNYVGNNVLAYYSISMDTEAIMNYEYKVLKNTLNTVYQSYDKEAKAHEADVIIDAISIFLDEKAISDLLPEDAIFVLHDLKKVQREFVNIDYDENYEQIETKGTKEEIQPDFTILFGTKNEMFLNKLLQLPLNKSKFTASDYQMTNGYYTLHFEKDNLLENLYIGLKNGVVMFTTVKENIENLIQQRVMPLNPDFKKSISKNNSSAWLDLQKIIAASKTEFEKDSKSNYFDIAIKNAGEFTMDSKFKNEAIVTEFTYSIKGDHVNSLQYFFDVINEMYTESKKEKPSIE from the coding sequence ATGAAGAATTATTTAGTATTACTCGTTATTTGTCTCTCAGCAAGATTGAATGCACAAGATTTAGCCTATAAAGTTCCAGAAAATGTGCCATTTGCAATGTGTTTTAATGGGAAAAATTTAAACAATAAAGTACCTTTCCAAACCATACAAAACTATCCTTGGATGCAGCCTTTATTAGAAAAAGATTTAAAATTTTTACCCAAAGATTTAAATCAGACCGGAATTGATTTCAACGAAAAACAGTATCAATACTACATCAACAAAGATTCTGTGATGAGTTATGCAATATTGCTTCCTCTAAATAATGCCGCTCTTTTTGAAAAACTAATTCAGACTAAATACGGAGACACAATAAAAATAAAAAATCAAGAAAATTATAAAACGATTTCAACATCAAAAAACCATCATTTGGCTTGGAATGACAAGTTTGCTATAATGGTCAATGGAAGCTATACCAAACCATATACCTACAAAGATGATTATTCTGACCCTTACGGTACAGCGGTTGTAGATACAGCCTCCATCAATTTTGATGCTCCGATTTTTACCGAAGAACTACCATCGCCAGATGAAGTAGCTCCTCCACCGCCTCCCGCTCCCCCAAAACACAAGAAAACATCAAAAAAAGGGAAAAAGAAAACCAAAGAAGTTGCCCCGCCAGTAACAGAAGTTGTTGAACCAACCGAAGAAGAATTATATGCCGCACAAGACAAAGCCAATGCCGAATTGGAAGAAACCAATAAAAAACTAGCAGAGATAGAACAAAAAAAGACAGATTCAATCGAAGCAATAAAAATCAACGCTTCGGTTGCTTTACTTTTTAAGGAAACCTTCAATTCCGGTTCTGAATTAAAACTGCTGCAACCAACCGTTTTCAAAGACAACGACCCAAAAGCCGATTTTTATGTTTTTGCCGATTTGGATGCCTTGACTAGCCAATTGTACAGCAGTTTTGCCGGAGCAAACGCTGCTTTGATGGGGATTTATAAAAATGGGATATTGGACAGTAATATCTATATGAACGGCTATTTTGAAAAAGATAAAATTCGGCTAAATCAGGTTATGAAACCAAAAAACGAAGAAACCAAAAAATCATTTCAGGCAATGTTTGACTCAAAAATAGACAAAAATCTTATGAATTATGTAGGCAATAATGTATTGGCCTATTATTCGATTTCTATGGATACTGAAGCGATTATGAACTACGAATACAAAGTTTTAAAAAACACTCTGAATACCGTTTATCAATCGTATGACAAAGAAGCCAAAGCACATGAAGCCGATGTTATTATTGATGCTATCTCTATTTTTCTAGATGAGAAAGCCATCTCGGATCTCCTTCCCGAAGATGCCATTTTCGTACTTCATGATCTAAAAAAAGTGCAAAGAGAGTTTGTAAACATTGACTACGATGAGAATTATGAACAAATAGAAACCAAAGGCACGAAGGAAGAAATACAACCCGATTTTACTATTCTTTTTGGCACCAAAAATGAAATGTTTCTTAACAAATTACTTCAACTTCCATTGAACAAAAGCAAATTTACGGCGTCGGATTACCAAATGACAAACGGCTATTACACTCTGCATTTTGAAAAAGACAATCTGCTGGAAAACCTATACATTGGTCTAAAAAACGGTGTCGTAATGTTTACAACGGTCAAAGAAAACATAGAAAACTTAATCCAGCAAAGGGTAATGCCTTTAAATCCGGATTTCAAAAAATCAATTTCAAAAAATAATTCTTCGGCTTGGTTGGATCTTCAAAAAATAATTGCAGCTTCCAAAACCGAATTTGAGAAAGATTCAAAAAGCAACTATTTTGACATTGCTATAAAAAATGCAGGCGAATTTACAATGGACTCAAAATTTAAAAATGAAGCAATCGTAACAGAATTCACTTACTCTATAAAAGGCGATCACGTCAATAGTTTGCAGTATTTCTTTGATGTAATCAATGAAATGTACACCGAAAGTAAAAAAGAAAAACCTAGTATTGAATAA
- a CDS encoding YybH family protein, which translates to MKKMFIKGLVVSGVLLFLMSCKKEEPLVNVDTNQIKEQIQAKENEFAETFNAGIIKNIGYHSDDAISYPQNSMPLVGKKAIVAYLKSHMDSISKNHKISFKTDEVFVSNDAKQVVEIGYYKIVDSTAAIVNSGNYMCLFVKRDGKYYCLRDMSTSDLPND; encoded by the coding sequence ATGAAAAAAATGTTTATTAAAGGATTAGTTGTTTCAGGTGTGTTGTTATTTTTAATGTCCTGCAAAAAAGAAGAACCGCTAGTAAATGTTGACACCAACCAAATTAAAGAGCAAATTCAAGCTAAGGAAAATGAATTTGCGGAAACATTTAACGCTGGAATAATAAAAAACATTGGATATCACTCGGATGATGCCATAAGTTATCCGCAAAACAGCATGCCATTGGTAGGTAAAAAAGCAATTGTAGCCTATTTAAAATCCCATATGGATTCTATTTCTAAAAATCATAAAATTTCATTTAAAACCGATGAGGTTTTTGTATCAAATGATGCCAAACAGGTGGTAGAAATTGGATACTACAAAATAGTTGATTCTACGGCTGCCATTGTAAATTCTGGAAATTACATGTGTTTATTTGTAAAACGTGATGGTAAATATTATTGTTTAAGAGACATGAGTACCTCCGATTTGCCAAACGATTAA
- a CDS encoding FeoB-associated Cys-rich membrane protein has product MVQEIIAFVILVVALAFLIRKFFFKNKSDKNCGSGDCGCS; this is encoded by the coding sequence ATGGTTCAAGAAATAATAGCTTTTGTCATCCTAGTTGTTGCCCTTGCTTTTTTAATTCGAAAGTTTTTCTTCAAAAATAAGTCTGATAAAAACTGCGGGAGTGGCGATTGTGGCTGCAGTTAA